In the genome of Microtus pennsylvanicus isolate mMicPen1 chromosome X, mMicPen1.hap1, whole genome shotgun sequence, the window gtagctcaggcaggccttgaactttcaattcTCAAGCATCAGAATCCTAAGTGTTGAGTGGGATTTCAAGACCaataattttcttattcttaGAATAGGCCACTTTCAAGATTTTCCCTCATTAGCCACACCTGCCAATGGCTACTCCTTCCCAGGAAGAACTTTCCAGATACTCACAGAATGCCTTGCACACATCCTTCTAGTCCCTCTGACAAATTCTGGCTGAGGTACTTCTTGGGGAAACTATTTACATGAATCACTCAACTCGGGACTATTGCAAAAGCCTCTTTCGACTCTGGGGTCTTGACTCTTCTGCTGAATGACAGAGAAGGAAGCTACACTGCAAAGGGGCTAGACTTAAGCTCCAGGTGTGTGCAAGAAAACCACAGTTCAGTTTCCTGGTAACATCTGTGATTGGATTTTATAGTGGGGTAGTGGGGGGATTAAGAGGCAGAATGCTGAGGCAGGTGCAGAGGGTGCTCCTTAGGGAGAAGGCAAACCTAAAATTCCTTGACCTCATAAGGAAGCAGCTTGATTCTGTATGGGGGGGCATAGGGGAGTACTGAGCAATCACTCTGTATGCAGAGGCCTCTGGGAGAGGGGCCagcacggggtggggggggggatgctggGAAATCTGATTTtgccaaaactaaaaaaaaaaatattcatgaagcAGCCTCTGAATGGGCAGaatgtctctcacacacactcctgtctCTCCCTAAAATAGTATCTTTTCCAGGGATTCATACAGCTCCATTTCCAGGGACAGAGGAGGGCACTGTCTTTTAGCTCCATCCAACAGCAACTCTACTTCATTAACGACATTTTATGTGGTCAAAATGGGGCTCCATCTTCTCACCATTACCTATTTTAAACTCCCATAAAGAATTGTCCTGTGACCTTCACCAAAGTGCCATCAAGCCAGTCTAGAACTCACCAGAGTACTCTCTATCACTACTATTTAAGACAGTGGTTCACAActtgtgggtcttgacccctttaaCAAACCCCTATCTCCGAAAatgtttacattaagattcataacaagctgggcggtggtggtgcacgcctttaatcccagcactcgggaggcagaggcaggcagatctctgtgagttcgagaccagcctggtctacaagagctagttccaggacaggaaccaaaagctatggagaaaccctgtctcgaaaaaaatccaaaaaaaaaaagattcataacagtagcaaaattacagatagGAAGCAgctgtgaaaataattttatggttgtggggagtcaccacaacatgaggaactgtattaaaggtgttctaatttattttaaaatgccaagaAGAGAACCCATACCATGTAACAGGGCTCACATGGGAGGTTTataggaagaagacagagaaagggtaAAAAGGGGGACTGAGAAGGGAACAGAGAGGGTGGCAGAAACCAGTCTCTGGGGACAAGAGTcgtgggaggaaaaagaaagagggagaggaagagacagaaataaagagaagggtggtggtgcacgcctttaatcccagcactcgggaggcagaggcagacggatctctgggagttcgaggccagcctggtctacaagagctagttccaggacagactttaaagctacagaaaaaaccctgtcctgaaaaaccaagggggggggggttgtagcaaatgtgcacaggaggtgctcttagtggctgcagctgaggacgaccccaagggcaggccaggaCAGATGTCTGAATGCTAAcaaaagggtctcagcattaggaaggttgagaaccactgatttaagtGATCAGGCAGCCCAGGCACCTTCTCTGCATGTACCCTTCCTTCTAGGTCTGCCTAAGAAGGGGTAGGGAACCTAGTCCCAGATGACTTTGTATAGAATATAATGGTCATGGTCAGTCTCGAGACAACCTTTGTATGATACAGATCCTTAGTAAGATGCCTCAGCCGATTCCCATGGTTTGTACCCTGATGGCCTCCAAGATCATACCAAACTTTGGGGGCTATTCTACTCTGCCACTCGAGAACTCTCCTCCAGAATTCCTCAGGGCCCCAGGAGGATGGAACTGTGAGTTAGGCAGGCACGAGGTGTGCCGGGCTAGAGGCATCACAAGGCGGGTGCCCTCGGATTTTGCCCATTGGCATGCCCTGGGCCTTTGGAAGACTGCTTGGTCCTGCAGTGCTGGCAGCCTCCTGGCTCAGCTGTTTGCCCCATTTCCTTCCGGATGGAACTAGGGGCCATAAAAGAAGAAGGTGGGAATGGGCTGGTGCAGATGCGCAGGCCAGGACCATGGAGACTGGAAAGACCAGCGGAGACAGGTGGGGTGGACCAGGGGTCTGCGGGTGGCTACGTTAGGTGATGAGAGCACTGAATGGCAGCCATTTCTCGGCACCAGTGCGCATAACACAGAGCTCGCAGCATCACCAGGCGCTCTGGAAGGGTTCGCTCTTAGGACTGGACTTTTCGCATTGCTGTGGACCAGACTGCAGCCGAGGACCTTAGGCGCTAGAGCACTGAGGAACAAAATCAGTGATAAAGGTATGTGAGATCCCACAGTCTCCCAACCACAGGCTGGTTTTGGCCAGCTGGGAACAAGCACTTCCCACTTCTCTAGTAGGTCTAGCTCTAACACATGCTCTAATGACGCCATCTAACTCCGCCCCTCAGCAGCCGGGTTCCCATAGCTACTCTCCTTAGTTGCCCCTCGAACTCTCCGGCAAGCCCCGCCTACTTCCTGTTCTAGCCAATCCCACACAAGTGTGACGTTTCCGCTCGCCAGCCCCGCCTGTTCCCTCTGCCAGACCGGTTTGTACCGGCCATTCTGGCGGGTTTGATCCTGCCTTGAGCAGCGCGCGCAATCCGCGTAGCCGCGACCGTGACGCAAATGTGACGGAGGCGTGACGCGACCACAGTCGCTTCTGAGGCACTGGCGCTTCCTCTACGGCGCAGGGAGCTGTCTTTTTGGGCTGTGTTCGTAGGCCTGGGCTGCCCCCTACGTTCGACACCGTCTCCCAGTTCCGGTCGTGTCTGCCATGGACGACTATGCGGTTTTGTCCGACACTGAGCTGGCCGCCGTCCTTCGCCAGTACAACATCCCGCATGGGCCTATCGTGGGTATGCGGCAGCCGGTGGCGCGCAGAACCTCTCCTAGGCCCCGCTTTCCTGTGCTCCTCTCAGAGcgttcttccccacctcctcgTCCCCTCCCCGTGTAACCGGGCGCTCTCGGGGTGCTCGCCTCACACCCCCTGACCGCCTCACACCTTGTGTCTGGCCAGGCTCCACTCGCAAGCTCTACGAAAAGAAAATCTTTGAGTATGAGACCCAGAGACGGAGGCTCTCGCCCCCCAactcatcatcatcttcattctCCTATCGATTCTCAGGTGAGGCCCCCGCCGCAGAGCCCCGTTGAGCTGCCTGGGGGGCACAAGGCTTGGGAAGGGAGGGTGTGGCTGAAGCAACGGAGGAAGTAGGGGGAAGCCTGGAGAGCTAATGGTCTGTACCTCCCCCTTAATGCAGATTCAGCCTCAGTGGACTCAGACATGTACGATCTGCCCAAAAAAGAGGACGCCTTACTTTACCAGAGCAAGGGTAAGACAGGTGTGGGGTGGGCACTGATGTGTTTACCCCGTACTTCAGGGATTTGGGCACATTAAAAATCGTCAGATTTCACTCCCTCATACTAGTTCTCAGTGGCTCTAGAGTGGAGAAACTAGGACAGCACATACACAGAATTTGGGGCTATGAGGCCAGGTAAGGGACACCACTTTCTCCTCTACCACTGTTTTCCTTCCCAAGACTATAATGACGACTACTATGAGGAGAGTTATTTGACTACCAGGACATATGGGGAGCCCGAGTCTGTGGGCATGTCCAAGAGCTTCCGCCAGCCGGGGACCTCACTGGCAGATACTCACGCCTTTCATCACCAGGTGAGTTGGCTGGCAAGCATACCTGGGCGTAGTCTGAGGGGGGATCCTAGCTAGGTCTGGAAAAGTCCAAGGAGATATTAGGTGCAGAGAGTGGTCCTTAAGCCTTTAAACAGAGCTAGGGTCGGCATATAGCTGTTGGGTCAAAAGTTCTACTTTGGGGCCTCTAAAACTATTGATTTGGGGGTGGACATGAAGCTCAGTAGAGTACCACTTACCTATGGTTCCCTCTCCACCAGTACACAAACTGTTTTTACGTTTTGggctttcttttaagatttaattactttgctgggcagtggtggcgcacacctttaatcccagcatttgagaggcagaggcaggtggatctctgagcttgaggccagcctcttctacagagccagggctacacagagaaactctgtctcaaaacaccaaaaaattaGTTTGTTACATTTATATGTCTGTGGTAGTATACATGAGTGCTGGTGCATGCAAAGGCCAAAGGTGTCAGGTTCCTCCTAGAGCTGGAGGCACTCATCAGGCAGGTTACAAACTTTTTTGATCAGAGTACATGTAGCTAGCATTCCCTGCACTCTAGTCTGGGATCGAGGTTTAAGCCTTGTGAGAATATTGGGGAATAAAAGGACAGAGTTGACAGAGATAGTCATTGAGTGGCAAGGTCCCACAGATAAAAAGGTCACAGACCCACCAGAATGGTTTTGAAGAAAGGGGGCAATGGTCTGGCTTCTAAGGTGGCCAGAGACATTTGTGGGAAAACACCCTTCTCCCAGATCCTAACCCCTATTGTTATTGTCCTATAGGTGCGTGAtgatattttctcttcttcagaaGAGGAGGGCAAGGATAGGTGAGTAGTGAATACACATTGGGACAGGGACAGATTTGGGACTCAGGCTCTCCTGCCCACCTGTTCCCTTCTTTTGCCACAGGGAACGCCCCATCTATGGCCGAGACAGTGCCTACCAAAGCATCGCACACTACCGTCCCATTTCCAATGTCTCCAGGAGCTCCCTGGGCTTATCCTATTATCCTACATCCTCCACCTCTTCTGtgtcctcctcttcatcttctcccACTTCGTGGCTTGCCCGACGTGCCATCAGGCCAGAAAAGCAGGCCCCTGTTGCTGCTCTGGGCCAGGATCGCCACGTTCCACTCTGGGGTCAGCTATTGCTCTTCCTGGTCTTTGCTGCTTTTCTGCTCTTTGTTTACTACTCCATACAAGCTGAAGAAGGCAACCCTTTCTGGATGGATCCCTGAGGGTATTGGTTTCAGAGAAGCTCTTAACAAGTTTTGGCTAATTGCCTTAGCAGTgtttgctgggggtggggtgggtgggggcttTTTGTGTGTTCTAGTTAAGGGGTTCAGGACCTAGCCTAGGGCAGTGCTTatctcccacctcctcctgccTAGGAGGGAGCAAATGCTGGCCTTCCACAGCCCAGTGGGCCCACAGGTACCTTCCTCTGGAGCTTCCTAGCCCTATTGCCTCTGACACTTAGGGCTCAGGGAGATAAGACTTCACTTCTTTAGAGGAAAagttggtggtggcagtggtagtTGTTATGCATGCCTGTTTGTTGTCGCCTTTTCAGGGTGTGTTAACTAAAGCCACCCTGGCTTTGTTTTCgtggacacaataaaaaaaaaaaacacttatttttactttgttggcTCTTCCTACCGGGATGGGAGTTGGGGAGCCATGGTACAGGTGTTTCATCATAGATCTCGAAGAACGCTATGGCTTTTCCCTTTGGTTATGCATTTTACTTTGGTCTTGTGGAAGGGACCAAATGCTACCCAAAGATAAAAGTCTGGTTTGGTTGTGGGTTTTATTTCTGGGCTCACTCCCTGAAGCACTTATAACTACTTACAGAAATAACTTCCATGTAACCAAATGTGCCCATGGTAAATGTAGGCAAAACTGCATGTATGATGATACACACAGGCATTTTACCCAGGAGAGGTTCATGCCAATATCTGAGGCTACaaggttagaaaaaaaataaggcatcTTGCCAGTGGATTGTTGCTCAGCCCCTGGGATTGATGGTCATTTAATGACATGGGGGTAGATTCAAGACTACAGTGTTCCTGTGAGTATCCTAATTCTTTGCCTGTTTATTCTTGCTCAGTTTCCAGGTTTTCTGTGCTAGATATATCATaatattaaaaagtttttatCCAGGGATAGTGGTacacatttgggaggcagagacaggaggatctctttgaattcaaggctaccCAGATCCACATATCACAGTT includes:
- the Emd gene encoding emerin isoform X2, translating into MDDYAVLSDTELAAVLRQYNIPHGPIVGSTRKLYEKKIFEYETQRRRLSPPNSSSSSFSYRFSDSASVDSDMYDLPKKEDALLYQSKDYNDDYYEESYLTTRTYGEPESVGMSKSFRQPGTSLADTHAFHHQGTPHLWPRQCLPKHRTLPSHFQCLQELPGLILLSYILHLFCVLLFIFSHFVACPTCHQARKAGPCCCSGPGSPRSTLGSAIALPGLCCFSALCLLLHTS
- the Emd gene encoding emerin isoform X1: MDDYAVLSDTELAAVLRQYNIPHGPIVGSTRKLYEKKIFEYETQRRRLSPPNSSSSSFSYRFSDSASVDSDMYDLPKKEDALLYQSKDYNDDYYEESYLTTRTYGEPESVGMSKSFRQPGTSLADTHAFHHQVRDDIFSSSEEEGKDRERPIYGRDSAYQSIAHYRPISNVSRSSLGLSYYPTSSTSSVSSSSSSPTSWLARRAIRPEKQAPVAALGQDRHVPLWGQLLLFLVFAAFLLFVYYSIQAEEGNPFWMDP